A part of Tiliqua scincoides isolate rTilSci1 chromosome 13, rTilSci1.hap2, whole genome shotgun sequence genomic DNA contains:
- the TEKT5 gene encoding tektin-5 — protein sequence MEFLGTTQTASYCGPRKSCFLPEVAPTSLNQDSYRAYYLPGYRYLSSWRPSLFYKVSSFCPNEDGSGRLNAPLRPPTVLPAVRSSLYARYSPHDWYRANTSQVRGSEAYRHWASRLNADSGRLMQDKDQLTRQQQEDSGKNLGQRLADIDFWRSELTYELERLLTQTRALDTAKRRLECAADEAQGPLQVALECLYNREKRMGIDLVHDDVEKNLIQEVDVIRSCQDKMRRLAERIEQQLNINRDAQHALEKDLGDKNSAHFIDEKCYNLRNTSDSINFYHGVEKIDGTVSVPETWAKFSDDNIRYSQNARANSATLCEETDHTLETTSEDMWRQWTNTNLAFDARICETADAKNKLQAQLAKTLQEIFQTENTIMLLERAIMAKECPLKVAQTRLEARTWRPNMELCRDVPQFKLVNEVFTIDDTLQTLKLRLREAQDTLQLLILNKSRLEHDLLVKANSLFIDKEKCMGMRKTFPSTPRLVGYT from the exons ATGGAGTTCCTTGGCACCACCCAGACCGCCAGCTACTGTGGCCCTAGGAAAAGCTGTTTTCTTCCAGAGGTGGCTCCCACCAGTCTCAACCAGGACAGCTACCGAGCCTATTACCTGCCAGGCTACCGCTACCTGAGCTCGTGGAGACCCAGCCTGTTCTACAAAGTCTCTTCCTTCTGCCCCAATGAGGATGGGAGTGGGCGCCTCAATGCCCCGCTACGGCCACCCACCGTTCTGCCGGCGGTGCGATCGTCCCTGTATGCCCGCTACAGCCCCCATGACTGGTACAGAGCCAACACTAGCCAGGTTCGAGGGTCGGAGGCCTACCGACACTGGGCCAGCCGGCTGAATGCTGACTCGGGGCGGCTGATGCAAGACAAGGATCAGCTGACTCGGCAGCAGCAGGAAGACTCTGGGAAGAACCTTGGGCAGCGGTTGGCCGACATTGATTTCTGGAGGTCCGAGCTGACCTACGAGCTTGAACGGCTGCTGACCCAGACCCGTGCTCTGGACACAGCCAAAAGACGTTTGGAGTGTGCTGCAGATGAAGCCCAGGGGCCTCTGCAG GTCGCACTGGAGTGCTTGTATAATCGTGAGAAACGGATGGGCATCGACTTGGTCCACGACGATGTGGAAAAGAATCTCATTCAG GAGGTTGATGTGATCAGATCATGCCAAGATAAGATGCGAAGGCTTGCGGAACGAATTGAGCAACAGCTGAA CATTAACAGAGATGCCCAACATGCCCTTGAGAAGGACCTTGGTGACAAGAACTCTGCCCATTTCATTGACGAGAAGTGCTATAATTTGAGGAACACCTCTGACAGCATTAACTTCTACCACGGGGTGGAAAAAATTGACGGAAC TGTCTCAGTCCCTGAAACATGGGCAAAATTTAGTGACGACAACATCCGGTACTCCCAGAATGCCCGGGCCAATTCAGCCACGCTTTGCGAGGAAACGGATCATACCCTGGAAACCACATCCGAGGACATGTGGAGGCAATGGACAAACACCAACCTGGCTTTTGACGCACGGATCTGTGAGACGGCCGACGCGAAGAACAAGCTGCAGGCACAGCTCGCTAAG aCACTGCAAGAAATATTTCAGACAGAAAATACAATAATGTTGTTGGAAAGAGCTATAATGGCCAAGGAATGCCCACTCAAGGTGGCTCAGACCCGCCTGGAAGCCAGAACATGGAGACCCAATATGGAGCTCTGCCGTGACGTACCGCAGTTCAA GCTGGTGAACGAAGTCTTCACCATCGACGACACACTTCAGACTCTGAAGTTGCGCCTCCGGGAGGCCCAGGACACCCTCCAGCTGCTGATCCTGAACAAGTCCCGACTGGAGCATGATCTCCTGGTCAAGGCCAACTCCCTCTTCATCGACAAGGAGAAGTGCATGGGGATGCGCAAGACATTCCCTAGCACCCCCCGCCTGGTGGGCTACACCTGA